A window of Rosa rugosa chromosome 7, drRosRugo1.1, whole genome shotgun sequence genomic DNA:
CTCGTGTTTGATGATGTCAATTTTCCCCAAGCTAGTGAAGTTAATAAAATTTTCTCAGAGGAGCTCGAGAATACTCTCCGTAAAGCATTTCATCAGGTAGACCTTGCTTTGGCAGATGACTGCAGTGTAAGCAGTTCTTCTGGGACGACAGCATTAACTGCCATGATCTTTGGAAGGTATATATATGCTTAGAATTCTCTTCCCTTCTTATTGCACCAAAAGAATAACACTCTTTCGTTGACCTAGTCTgtattttgaataatcaatatTGATTATTGCAATCATCTGCTGTCATTCTACCGTCAGTGttttttaattagtttcttATGCATGATTCGGTCGATATTTCATAGTGATTCAACTTGGGCTGTTTGGGATTTGTTCTTGTATATATGTCCACTCTTCACTTTTAATTCTCTTCCGCTTATGATTAAActggttttcttcttttcaggcTTTTGATGGTAGCCAATACTGGTGATTGTCGAGCTGTTCTCTGCAGGAAGGGAGAGGCAATTGATATGTCCCAAGACCATAGGCCAATATATCCCTCGGAACGGAAGAGGGTTGAAGAATTGGGGGGATATGTTGATGATGGGTATCTGAATGGTGTCTTATCAGTCTCCCGAGCCTTAGGTGACTGGGACATGAAGTTTCCTTGTGGTTCTGCTTCACCCCTTATCGCCGAACCAGAGTTCCGTAGGATGGATTTAACAGAGGAAGATGAGTTTCTCATTATAGGGTGTGATGGGATCTGGGATGTGATGTCAAGTCAGCATGCGGTTAGCCTTGTTCGCCGTGGCCTGCGGCGGCATGATGACCCAGAGCAGTGTGCCAAGGATCTTGTCATGGAGGCCCTTCGCCTCAACACGTTTGATAATCTTACTGTAATTGTTGTATGCTTCTCTTCTCTTGATCAGCGGGAACCATTATCACCACCTCGGGAACGGAGATTTAGGTGTTGCAGCCTCTCTGCTGAGGCTCTCTGTAGCCTAAGGAGCTTGTTGGATACAAGTGGTTGATTGCACATACAACTTCTCCAGTAAACGTCTTCTCAGCAAGAGACTGTTCATACATTGTTTTGGCTGCTTCAGTTATGAGATGGCAGCTAGCAATTTTGTCAGTGTTTCACTTTCTCGTCTCCGTCTCGCAGTGAGCTTGGCTCAGGATTGATGTACATACATAAGAAAGGGGAGGCGGATTGGTGGTTGTGTTGTAAAAGCTGTATGTTGAGGCATTCTTTTCGTTGGAAGTCCAGA
This region includes:
- the LOC133720139 gene encoding probable protein phosphatase 2C 49 — its product is MVAEPEAKIMCPQNVEVFAKGMSVGEVEDVVASISPKSFDRSRPLEFVSPAAALISTSQPDVKPADKVSDLAPEPADLEFFPRLRSGSFADIGPRRYMEDEHILIDDLSSHLGSLFSFPTPSAFYGVFDGHGGPEAAAYVRKNVMRLVFDDVNFPQASEVNKIFSEELENTLRKAFHQVDLALADDCSVSSSSGTTALTAMIFGRLLMVANTGDCRAVLCRKGEAIDMSQDHRPIYPSERKRVEELGGYVDDGYLNGVLSVSRALGDWDMKFPCGSASPLIAEPEFRRMDLTEEDEFLIIGCDGIWDVMSSQHAVSLVRRGLRRHDDPEQCAKDLVMEALRLNTFDNLTVIVVCFSSLDQREPLSPPRERRFRCCSLSAEALCSLRSLLDTSG